From one Sulfurimonas sp. genomic stretch:
- the coaD gene encoding pantetheine-phosphate adenylyltransferase, translated as MRNRKIALYPGTFDPITNGHFDIIERALNLFDEVIVAVALSTDKKPMFTLDERIKMTEAAVKDLKNVKVVGFDNLTVELSKEHDAGILIRGLRAVSDFEYELQLGYLNNSLDDQIETVYLMPKLKHAFISSSIVRGLLSFEGKTSHLLPKEVQEIIGSMDSCTLQ; from the coding sequence ATGAGAAATAGAAAAATAGCATTATATCCGGGGACTTTTGATCCTATCACAAACGGGCATTTTGATATTATCGAGCGTGCACTTAACTTGTTTGATGAAGTTATTGTAGCCGTAGCACTATCGACAGATAAAAAACCTATGTTTACGCTAGATGAACGTATAAAGATGACTGAAGCTGCCGTAAAAGATCTAAAAAACGTTAAAGTTGTAGGTTTTGACAATCTTACTGTTGAGTTATCAAAAGAACATGATGCAGGGATACTGATCCGTGGTTTACGTGCCGTTAGTGACTTTGAATACGAACTACAACTAGGCTATTTAAACAACTCTTTAGATGATCAGATAGAAACTGTTTATTTGATGCCAAAACTAAAACACGCATTTATCAGCTCATCTATAGTAAGAGGACTTCTATCGTTTGAAGGTAAAACATCTCACCTACTGCCAAAAGAGGTTCAGGAGATAATAGGAAGTATGGATTCATGTACATTGCAATAG
- a CDS encoding UbiX family flavin prenyltransferase — MSKRKIVVATSGASGVNLGLKTLKLLPDTIEKHFIFTKNSLTVQEKELGAILHDNEDISASISSGSFGVDAMIIAPCSMNTLAKIACGISDNLVTRCASVMIKEQKKLILAPREMPFSAIALENMQKLATLGVVIAPPVIAYYSEQQTLDDMENFIIGKWFDLLGIENNLYKRWQEDL; from the coding sequence ATGAGTAAACGCAAAATAGTCGTGGCAACAAGTGGAGCAAGCGGTGTAAACTTAGGGTTAAAAACGCTTAAACTACTGCCAGATACTATAGAAAAACATTTTATCTTTACGAAAAACTCATTAACTGTACAAGAAAAAGAACTTGGTGCTATTTTACATGACAATGAAGATATATCGGCAAGTATATCTTCTGGTTCATTCGGTGTAGATGCTATGATAATTGCACCGTGCAGTATGAACACTTTGGCAAAAATAGCATGCGGCATAAGTGACAACCTAGTTACAAGATGTGCAAGCGTTATGATTAAAGAGCAAAAAAAACTTATCTTAGCTCCACGTGAAATGCCTTTTTCAGCCATAGCACTGGAAAACATGCAAAAACTAGCCACTTTGGGTGTAGTTATAGCACCGCCTGTTATAGCTTACTATTCAGAGCAGCAAACCTTAGATGATATGGAAAATTTTATAATTGGAAAATGGTTTGATCTCTTAGGAATAGAAAACAACCTGTACAAAAGATGGCAAGAGGATTTATAA